In a genomic window of Pedobacter sp. KBS0701:
- a CDS encoding RagB/SusD family nutrient uptake outer membrane protein: MKPNFKLLILLAVISGMTLSCKKYLDVTPDNVATIDYAFRNRNEAENYLFTCYSTIQNMGPSNKDGAFTTSGEIYFPNTLTEATLGSRDAEQGFHLIRGVQSTDNPSLNYWDGEQLGQPIFKAIRRCNIFLENIDRPKDLAQFERNRWIAEVKFLKAYYHFYLLRMYGPIPLIKQNLPIDAGTDEVRTKREPVDVAFAYIVSLLDEATPDLPLTIQDPARSLGRITQNIALSVKAEVLTTQASPFFNGNPDYTGFKDKDGVNLFPTAFSAEKWNKAMLACQAAVKSCEESNLSLYHFTSPGNLPTISATLKTVMDIRQSITENWEKNPEVIWALNTQFDFQSMAMPRLTNAMVQNMDGARGNFAVPIGMAELFYSKNGVPMAEDAGYDYRGRYAVAAAGTDSKYYLKSGYQTIKMHMDREPRFYADLSFDGSCFFGNGQTDPENMLYVQARGANSIAGPKDNIRVNVSGYWPSKLVNYQSVFGTEVAQAGFRIPLIRLAGLYLLYAETLNEVNGPTADVYTYIDKVRARAGLKGVKESWASYSTNPGKATSKDGLRAIIQQERRIELCFEGRIGWDLRRWKVMQDVLSKPIQGWNIQDTTPEGYYRQRNLVIPVFGLKDYLWPLKYNDLIVNPNLVQNPYW, translated from the coding sequence ATGAAACCCAACTTTAAACTCCTCATACTTCTTGCGGTGATTTCGGGGATGACCCTTTCCTGCAAGAAATACCTGGATGTAACGCCAGACAATGTGGCCACAATCGATTATGCTTTCAGAAACAGAAACGAGGCCGAAAACTATCTTTTTACCTGTTATTCTACAATACAGAATATGGGGCCATCCAATAAAGATGGTGCTTTTACCACTTCAGGGGAAATTTATTTTCCCAATACTTTAACAGAAGCAACGCTTGGCAGCAGGGACGCTGAGCAGGGCTTCCATCTCATCAGGGGGGTACAGAGCACTGATAATCCCTCACTAAATTATTGGGATGGCGAACAGCTTGGTCAGCCTATTTTTAAGGCCATCAGAAGGTGTAATATTTTTCTCGAAAATATCGATCGGCCAAAAGATCTGGCTCAATTCGAACGCAACCGCTGGATTGCAGAGGTAAAGTTCCTTAAGGCTTATTACCATTTTTACCTGTTAAGAATGTACGGCCCAATTCCCCTGATTAAACAGAATCTGCCAATCGATGCCGGCACAGATGAGGTAAGGACAAAACGCGAACCTGTAGATGTTGCATTTGCCTATATTGTATCCTTATTGGATGAGGCTACCCCTGATCTTCCACTTACCATCCAGGATCCTGCACGTAGCCTGGGCCGAATTACGCAGAATATTGCCTTATCGGTTAAGGCAGAAGTGCTGACCACGCAGGCTAGTCCGTTTTTTAACGGAAATCCTGATTATACTGGTTTTAAGGATAAAGACGGTGTTAATCTGTTCCCCACCGCTTTTAGTGCAGAAAAATGGAACAAAGCAATGCTGGCTTGCCAGGCAGCTGTAAAATCTTGTGAAGAAAGCAACCTTTCGCTTTATCATTTTACTTCTCCTGGCAATCTTCCAACCATATCTGCGACTTTAAAAACCGTGATGGACATCAGACAGAGCATTACCGAGAACTGGGAAAAAAATCCTGAAGTGATCTGGGCACTCAACACCCAATTTGATTTCCAATCAATGGCTATGCCGAGGCTTACCAATGCCATGGTGCAGAATATGGATGGTGCAAGGGGCAACTTTGCCGTACCCATCGGAATGGCCGAGCTGTTTTATTCTAAAAATGGCGTTCCCATGGCTGAAGATGCAGGATACGATTATAGAGGACGTTATGCCGTTGCTGCGGCAGGAACCGACAGTAAATACTATTTAAAAAGTGGTTACCAGACCATAAAAATGCACATGGACCGGGAACCCCGCTTTTATGCTGATTTATCATTTGATGGAAGCTGCTTTTTTGGCAACGGCCAAACCGATCCTGAAAATATGTTATATGTGCAGGCCCGTGGCGCAAATTCAATTGCCGGTCCGAAAGATAATATCAGGGTTAACGTATCAGGCTATTGGCCAAGCAAACTGGTAAACTATCAATCGGTTTTTGGTACAGAGGTTGCCCAGGCAGGTTTCAGAATACCGCTGATCAGGCTGGCAGGACTTTATTTGCTTTATGCCGAAACACTTAATGAGGTAAACGGTCCTACGGCAGATGTTTATACTTATATCGATAAAGTACGCGCACGCGCCGGATTAAAAGGTGTTAAAGAATCCTGGGCGTCATATTCAACCAATCCTGGTAAAGCCACCAGTAAAGATGGCTTAAGAGCAATCATCCAGCAGGAACGCCGCATTGAACTTTGTTTCGAAGGAAGGATAGGATGGGATTTAAGGCGCTGGAAAGTAATGCAGGATGTGCTGAGCAAACCAATCCAGGGATGGAACATTCAGGATACTACACCCGAAGGTTATTACCGCCAGCGCAACCTGGTGATTCCGGTATTTGGTCTGAAAGATTATTTATGGCCGCTTAAATACAACGACCTGATCGTGAATCCAAACCTGGTTCAAAATCCTTATTGGTAA